The following coding sequences lie in one Spirosoma sp. KUDC1026 genomic window:
- a CDS encoding glycoside hydrolase family 3 N-terminal domain-containing protein, whose protein sequence is MNALPTRKLLTLAVGLALFSPATYAQKSATPVYKNAAAPVDKRVQDLLKRMTTEEKVGQLSTLLGWEMYQKQGDNVSVSDKFKKAVNEEHIGMLWATLRADPWTQKTIKTGLNPALAAQATNALQKYVIENTRLGIPMLLSEECPHGHMAIGTTVFPTALGQGSTWNPALINEMATAIAQEARLQGAHAGYGPVLDLAREPRWSRVEETYGEDPILNSQMGVAMVTGFQGKGLKSGVNIISTLKHFAAYGVPEGGHNGGSVATGPRELMQVYLPPFRAAVKAGALSIMTAYNSIDGVPCTANPYLLKTVLRKQWGFQGFSVSDLSSISGLRSNHHTAVSAAEAAAQAINAGLDADLSGYGFGKPLLEAIKQGMVSAAVLDTAVSHVLRQKFQLGLFENPYVSPEKATAGVRNTAHVNLARRVAQESVILLKNDKNLLPLNKQTKRIAVIGPNADNVYNQLGDYTAPQADGNVVTVLQGIKNKIGNSASVTYVKGCAIRDTTNANLAEAVQAAQQADVAVVVLGGSSARDFKTEYQNTGAATVKAGEGVVSDMESGEGFDRASLDMLGKQLDLLKAVMQTGKPVVLVLIEGRPLNLNWAAANVPAIVNAWYPGQEGGNAIANVLFGDYNPAGRLPISVPKSAGQLPVYYNYKKPSRHDYVEMDTKPLYPFGYGLSYSKFDYSNLNVSVSETGNDVAVTVTMAVKNTGSRDGDEVVQLYVDDKTSSVVGPLKQLKKFERLNLKAGEEKLVTFTLTADDLKLYNPSMNWVVEKGEFTVMAGASSEDIRQKKDFTLTRDLAVKP, encoded by the coding sequence ATGAATGCATTACCTACCCGTAAATTATTGACGCTGGCAGTTGGCTTGGCTTTGTTTTCGCCTGCCACATACGCGCAGAAATCAGCTACTCCCGTATACAAGAATGCAGCCGCCCCGGTTGATAAACGGGTGCAGGATTTGCTGAAGCGAATGACGACCGAAGAAAAAGTCGGTCAGTTATCTACACTGCTGGGCTGGGAAATGTACCAGAAGCAGGGCGACAACGTATCGGTCAGCGATAAATTCAAGAAGGCGGTTAATGAAGAACACATTGGTATGCTCTGGGCTACGTTACGTGCCGACCCCTGGACGCAGAAAACGATAAAAACGGGTTTAAATCCAGCCCTGGCCGCTCAGGCGACCAACGCCCTCCAGAAATACGTCATCGAGAATACACGGCTAGGCATTCCTATGCTGTTGTCCGAAGAATGCCCGCACGGCCACATGGCCATCGGCACAACCGTTTTCCCAACGGCGCTGGGGCAGGGGAGCACGTGGAACCCGGCCCTGATTAACGAAATGGCAACTGCCATTGCGCAGGAAGCACGCTTGCAGGGCGCTCACGCCGGTTATGGACCCGTTCTTGATCTGGCGCGCGAACCGCGCTGGTCGCGGGTGGAGGAAACCTACGGCGAAGATCCGATTCTAAATAGTCAGATGGGGGTTGCGATGGTGACGGGCTTCCAGGGGAAAGGCCTGAAAAGTGGCGTCAACATCATTTCGACGCTCAAACACTTCGCGGCTTATGGCGTCCCCGAAGGGGGGCACAACGGAGGAAGTGTCGCCACCGGACCCCGCGAACTGATGCAGGTGTATCTGCCCCCGTTCCGGGCGGCCGTGAAAGCTGGTGCCTTGTCGATTATGACGGCGTACAATTCCATCGACGGCGTTCCCTGTACGGCTAATCCATACTTGTTGAAGACTGTTTTACGTAAACAATGGGGCTTTCAGGGCTTCTCGGTGTCAGATCTGAGCAGTATTTCAGGACTGCGGAGTAATCACCACACGGCCGTGAGTGCTGCCGAAGCGGCTGCGCAGGCCATCAACGCCGGACTGGATGCGGACTTGAGCGGTTACGGATTTGGTAAACCGCTACTGGAGGCAATCAAACAAGGCATGGTATCGGCCGCCGTGCTGGATACGGCGGTAAGCCACGTACTGCGCCAGAAATTTCAGTTGGGTCTGTTCGAAAACCCGTATGTATCGCCTGAGAAAGCAACGGCTGGTGTACGGAATACCGCCCACGTCAATCTGGCCCGACGCGTGGCTCAGGAGTCGGTTATTCTGCTGAAAAACGATAAAAACCTGCTGCCGCTGAATAAGCAAACCAAGCGCATTGCTGTCATCGGTCCCAACGCCGACAACGTCTATAACCAACTTGGTGATTACACAGCTCCACAGGCCGACGGTAACGTAGTAACGGTATTACAGGGGATCAAAAACAAAATAGGTAACTCTGCCAGCGTTACGTACGTAAAAGGCTGCGCTATTCGCGACACAACGAATGCTAACCTTGCTGAGGCCGTGCAGGCGGCTCAGCAGGCCGACGTAGCCGTAGTGGTGCTGGGCGGCTCCAGCGCCCGCGATTTCAAGACGGAATACCAGAATACGGGCGCGGCTACGGTAAAGGCGGGAGAAGGTGTCGTAAGCGATATGGAAAGTGGCGAAGGCTTTGACCGCGCCAGTCTGGATATGCTGGGCAAGCAACTGGATCTGCTGAAAGCCGTGATGCAGACCGGGAAACCAGTCGTTCTGGTGCTGATCGAAGGACGTCCGCTGAATTTAAACTGGGCTGCGGCTAACGTACCTGCTATCGTCAATGCCTGGTATCCGGGGCAGGAGGGGGGCAACGCTATCGCCAATGTTCTCTTCGGTGATTACAACCCCGCCGGCCGTCTGCCGATTTCCGTTCCCAAATCGGCGGGGCAACTGCCGGTGTATTACAACTACAAAAAGCCGTCTCGCCACGATTACGTTGAGATGGACACCAAGCCGCTTTATCCGTTTGGTTATGGACTGAGCTACTCAAAATTTGACTACAGTAATCTGAACGTATCGGTATCGGAAACGGGCAATGACGTAGCGGTTACGGTAACGATGGCTGTGAAAAATACCGGCAGCCGTGACGGAGACGAAGTAGTTCAGCTATACGTGGATGACAAAACCAGTTCGGTAGTTGGCCCATTGAAGCAACTCAAAAAGTTTGAGCGGCTGAACCTGAAAGCGGGTGAAGAAAAACTTGTTACGTTCACCCTGACCGCCGACGACCTGAAACTGTATAATCCCAGCATGAACTGGGTTGTTGAAAAAGGTGAGTTCACCGTTATGGCAGGCGCGTCATCGGAGGACATTCGCCAGAAGAAAGACTTTACCCTGACGCGGGACTTGGCGGTGAAACCGTAG
- a CDS encoding MFS transporter gives MNTTISPRRLKAILGGSVGNLVEWYDWYAYSAFSLYFSASFFPKGNATAQLLNTAGIFALGFLMRPVGGWVFGRIADQIGRKRSMTLSVLLMSMGSLLIALTPTYQTIGIVAPILLLLARLLQGLSVGGEYGVSATYLSEMATPDRRGFYSSFQYVTLIGGQLIALGIQLILQKLLLTEEELHAWGWRIPFVIGALLSVVALYLRQHLDETHAFEAQQAKKEKGTLNELLQHPKALLTVVGLTAGGTLAFYTYTTYMQKFLVNTVHLTKGQSTLVSFLSLLIFASLQPLFGLLSDKIGRRPLLLGFGVFGTLGTVPLLTALSHASGQWEAFFILLAALIIVSGYTSINAVVKAELFPAEVRALGVGLPYALAVAVFGGTAEYIALWFKNEGHESYFYWYITAAIAASLLVYVFMSETKRTSKLNQDPA, from the coding sequence ATGAATACGACTATATCACCCCGCCGGTTGAAGGCCATTCTGGGTGGCTCGGTGGGCAATTTGGTTGAGTGGTACGACTGGTACGCCTACTCGGCCTTCTCGCTCTATTTCTCGGCGTCCTTTTTCCCGAAGGGTAATGCCACGGCGCAGTTACTGAACACGGCGGGTATCTTCGCGCTGGGCTTTCTAATGCGTCCCGTCGGCGGCTGGGTGTTCGGGCGGATTGCGGACCAAATCGGACGTAAGCGATCCATGACATTGTCGGTCCTGCTGATGTCGATGGGTTCACTGCTGATCGCCCTGACACCAACGTACCAAACGATTGGTATCGTTGCGCCAATTCTGCTGCTGCTGGCAAGGCTGTTACAGGGGTTGAGCGTTGGGGGCGAGTATGGCGTGTCGGCAACCTACCTGAGTGAGATGGCTACGCCCGACCGGCGTGGGTTCTATTCAAGTTTTCAATACGTAACGTTGATTGGTGGACAGTTGATTGCCCTGGGAATTCAGCTTATTCTCCAAAAACTGCTGCTGACTGAGGAGGAGCTGCACGCCTGGGGCTGGCGGATTCCGTTTGTAATCGGAGCCCTACTGTCGGTGGTGGCGCTCTACCTGCGGCAGCATCTGGACGAAACGCATGCCTTTGAAGCGCAGCAGGCTAAAAAAGAAAAAGGTACGCTGAATGAGTTGCTGCAACATCCCAAAGCGCTCCTGACCGTAGTGGGATTAACGGCGGGCGGAACGCTGGCGTTTTATACCTACACGACCTACATGCAGAAGTTCCTGGTCAATACGGTTCACCTGACAAAGGGCCAGTCGACGCTGGTGTCGTTCCTGTCGCTCCTGATCTTTGCCAGCCTACAGCCACTGTTTGGTCTGTTGTCAGACAAAATTGGTCGTCGCCCGCTGCTGCTGGGTTTCGGCGTATTTGGTACGCTGGGGACGGTGCCACTGCTGACGGCATTGAGCCATGCGTCTGGCCAATGGGAAGCGTTTTTTATTTTACTGGCGGCTCTCATTATCGTGAGTGGTTACACCAGCATTAACGCGGTTGTCAAAGCCGAACTTTTCCCCGCCGAAGTACGAGCGCTGGGCGTTGGGTTACCCTACGCGCTGGCAGTTGCCGTGTTTGGTGGCACCGCCGAATACATTGCGCTCTGGTTCAAAAATGAGGGACACGAGTCCTATTTCTACTGGTATATCACGGCGGCCATCGCTGCTTCACTGCTGGTATATGTGTTCATGAGTGAGACGAAACGTACATCAAAACTGAATCAAGATCCGGCATAG
- a CDS encoding energy transducer TonB: MKQLSYQPFMKIGGIVLLLIVTFPLLAQESVYQHFEVDSVAQPRGGLPFLNMFIQANLRKPVPEQATGKAVRTTVTGIVEADGRITSVTAIPSASPDMDKEAVRVFSLFNAWQPAQKNGVAVRQSVTFPVLFKANDPFVYRDGIKIEYFDAYRNPVPEGNDQIRYKQLTPMTADGIPTGDMILYGKSKGAFEALTRIPFVRKAEKNETGPDSIVYVGYQTANRTWYGPQYILKQDGDRLRYANYKDGHPTGQTTTYYSNGAVQHAGEPNKETQSVLTWYTNGQLKQVWTSSKTDSPTEVMPVKLDAFWSEDGKKLVDNGNGSAYYEYQVQSLKDPAQIVTFREEGRYEKGQKQGRWISRYSDDSYYVDETFSKGTLKLGRAKQFGEDTLTYTAVAQVPTFESGPADLRAFLWKTAQYPADARQDRAEGEVFVSFVVCEDGTLCNYEVTKSVHPALDQEALRVVKATSGHWKPATRHGKKVRTGFSLPIEFFYVTKRFN; this comes from the coding sequence ATGAAGCAATTATCCTATCAACCTTTCATGAAAATAGGCGGCATCGTTCTCCTTCTTATCGTTACGTTTCCCCTTCTGGCTCAGGAATCTGTTTATCAGCATTTTGAAGTCGACAGCGTTGCTCAACCCCGCGGTGGCCTCCCTTTTTTGAATATGTTTATACAGGCCAACCTACGAAAACCTGTACCAGAGCAGGCAACCGGTAAAGCCGTTCGAACGACCGTGACAGGCATCGTCGAAGCTGATGGCCGTATCACCAGCGTAACCGCTATTCCCAGCGCGTCACCGGATATGGACAAGGAAGCGGTTCGGGTGTTCAGTCTGTTCAACGCCTGGCAGCCTGCCCAAAAGAATGGAGTAGCCGTTCGGCAGTCCGTTACGTTCCCTGTTCTTTTCAAAGCGAACGATCCCTTCGTTTATCGGGACGGCATCAAGATTGAGTACTTCGACGCTTACCGAAATCCCGTCCCTGAAGGCAATGACCAGATTCGCTACAAGCAACTCACACCCATGACTGCAGATGGTATTCCAACGGGTGACATGATTTTGTATGGCAAATCAAAGGGAGCTTTCGAAGCGCTCACCCGCATCCCTTTTGTGCGAAAAGCAGAAAAGAACGAAACGGGACCAGACTCGATTGTGTATGTTGGTTACCAGACGGCCAACCGCACCTGGTACGGTCCTCAGTACATTCTGAAGCAGGACGGTGACCGCCTTCGTTACGCCAATTACAAAGACGGGCACCCAACGGGACAGACCACTACGTATTATTCCAATGGCGCTGTACAGCACGCTGGAGAGCCCAATAAAGAAACGCAGTCAGTGCTGACCTGGTACACCAACGGGCAACTCAAGCAAGTCTGGACATCCTCGAAAACCGACTCCCCTACCGAGGTTATGCCAGTTAAACTAGATGCTTTCTGGAGCGAAGACGGAAAAAAATTGGTCGACAACGGAAATGGGTCAGCCTATTATGAATACCAGGTTCAATCGTTAAAAGACCCTGCGCAGATAGTAACGTTTCGAGAAGAAGGTCGCTACGAGAAAGGCCAGAAACAGGGCCGCTGGATCAGTCGCTATTCGGACGATTCGTATTACGTTGACGAGACGTTCAGTAAGGGGACTCTCAAACTTGGCAGGGCAAAACAGTTTGGTGAAGACACGCTGACCTACACGGCGGTCGCTCAAGTACCAACCTTTGAATCCGGTCCGGCTGATTTAAGAGCTTTTTTGTGGAAAACGGCGCAGTACCCCGCCGACGCCCGACAGGATCGGGCCGAAGGAGAGGTATTTGTCAGCTTTGTCGTCTGCGAAGATGGTACGCTGTGCAACTACGAGGTAACGAAAAGCGTTCACCCCGCCCTCGATCAGGAAGCGTTACGCGTTGTCAAAGCGACGAGCGGCCACTGGAAACCGGCAACCCGACACGGCAAAAAAGTACGAACTGGTTTTAGTCTGCCCATCGAATTTTTCTACGTCACCAAGCGCTTCAATTAA
- a CDS encoding energy transducer TonB produces MKFSLLFFLVFASSPLFAQQPVYQQFEVDSAAQPRGGMAYLQLFLQTNLRKPIAAQAAGKAVRTTVTGIIEPDGRLTEVKAIPSNSPDADREAVRVFSLFNAWQPARKGGERVRQAINFPVLFKANEPFVYANGARIDHFDAKYAFVPMGSEQARFRQITPLDANGINNGDVILEKGKGTNWQAVSRTKFVNRLRPANLSGPAAQVVGQQTDDHSWTGTVYTLSMTGDLLEQQHYQNGIPDGMQTTYHENGIVQQQTYSDKESTSSTSWYPTGQLKQTRSTK; encoded by the coding sequence ATGAAATTCTCTCTACTCTTTTTCCTAGTGTTTGCTAGTTCCCCTCTTTTTGCGCAGCAGCCTGTTTACCAGCAGTTTGAAGTAGACAGTGCGGCTCAACCCAGAGGGGGCATGGCTTATTTGCAACTATTTTTGCAAACCAACCTGCGCAAACCAATAGCTGCACAAGCTGCTGGCAAAGCCGTTCGGACTACAGTAACGGGTATCATCGAGCCCGACGGTCGGCTAACCGAGGTAAAAGCCATTCCCAGTAATTCGCCAGATGCTGACCGGGAAGCAGTCCGGGTGTTTAGCTTGTTTAATGCCTGGCAACCCGCCCGGAAAGGTGGAGAACGGGTACGTCAGGCCATCAACTTCCCGGTGCTGTTCAAGGCGAACGAACCGTTCGTGTACGCAAACGGGGCGCGAATTGATCATTTTGACGCAAAATATGCCTTCGTCCCAATGGGAAGTGAACAGGCGCGTTTTCGCCAGATCACTCCGCTGGATGCCAATGGTATCAACAACGGGGATGTTATTTTAGAAAAAGGTAAAGGCACGAATTGGCAGGCGGTATCCCGCACCAAATTTGTCAACAGGCTACGACCGGCCAATCTGTCAGGTCCGGCCGCGCAAGTCGTTGGTCAGCAAACGGATGACCATTCCTGGACGGGTACTGTGTACACACTGTCGATGACGGGAGATCTGCTTGAGCAGCAACACTATCAGAACGGTATTCCCGACGGAATGCAAACGACGTATCATGAGAACGGTATCGTCCAGCAGCAAACCTACAGCGATAAAGAGTCTACTTCTTCGACCAGCTGGTACCCAACGGGACAGCTTAAGCAAACCAGAAGCACGAAGTAA
- a CDS encoding energy transducer TonB, protein MVKDGNGLARYESPVWSKESIKFIEEGLYLDGVKHGRWTGNYSDDSYFYDETYDKGAFLGGKSITQGNDTLRYKDREVQPQFEGGMEGLGQFLSSNLRYPASAQRERIQGRVFVSFVVCEDGSLCDYEVLKGIHPDVDEEALRVTKIMNGHWKPGIQRGKKVKVKYNLPINFSLH, encoded by the coding sequence TTGGTTAAAGATGGAAACGGACTAGCTCGCTACGAAAGCCCCGTCTGGTCAAAGGAATCGATAAAGTTTATCGAAGAGGGCCTTTACCTGGACGGTGTCAAACACGGCCGCTGGACAGGGAACTACTCGGACGACTCCTATTTCTACGACGAGACGTACGACAAAGGTGCTTTTCTGGGCGGAAAATCCATTACCCAGGGTAACGATACGCTACGGTATAAAGATCGGGAAGTACAGCCCCAGTTCGAGGGAGGTATGGAAGGACTGGGTCAGTTTCTATCCAGCAATCTGCGCTATCCCGCATCCGCCCAGCGGGAGCGTATTCAGGGTCGTGTCTTCGTCAGTTTCGTCGTTTGCGAAGATGGGTCGTTATGCGATTACGAAGTCTTGAAAGGTATCCATCCAGACGTAGACGAGGAAGCTCTTCGGGTGACTAAAATTATGAACGGCCACTGGAAACCGGGTATTCAACGCGGCAAGAAAGTCAAGGTTAAGTATAACCTGCCTATCAACTTCAGCCTTCATTGA
- the gcvT gene encoding glycine cleavage system aminomethyltransferase GcvT, with amino-acid sequence MSLKQVPLHHIHQQLGAKIVPFAGFEMPVRYSSDLDEHNTVRNGVGIFDVSHMGEFMLKGPDALALIQRVSANDASTLFDGKVQYSYLPNGRGGIVDDLLVYRLGDQEYMLVVNASNIDKDWDWISQHKPADADLTMVNISADMCLFAVQGPMAAKALESLTPAKLDSMGYYTFEKTDFVGYANVIVSATGYTGAGGFEIYVSNEQAEGVWNAIMKAGEPYGIKPIGLGARDTLRLEMGYNLYGNDITDETSPIEAGLGWVTKFTHDFIDADVLKQQKEQGVPKKLIGFEMIDRGIPRGHYELADTNGNVIGEVTSGTQSPTLGKGIGLGYVPTASSKPGSEIFVKVRDRLLKAQVIKLPFVKK; translated from the coding sequence ATGTCGCTTAAGCAGGTACCTCTCCATCATATTCATCAGCAACTGGGCGCGAAGATCGTGCCGTTTGCGGGCTTCGAGATGCCCGTTCGTTACTCATCCGATCTGGACGAACACAATACCGTTCGCAACGGCGTCGGCATTTTCGACGTGTCGCACATGGGCGAGTTTATGCTCAAAGGTCCCGATGCACTGGCGCTGATTCAACGCGTGTCGGCCAACGACGCCAGTACGTTGTTTGATGGCAAAGTGCAGTACAGCTACCTGCCCAACGGCCGGGGCGGTATTGTCGACGATCTGCTGGTGTACCGGCTCGGCGATCAGGAATACATGCTCGTGGTCAATGCGTCGAACATCGATAAGGATTGGGACTGGATCAGCCAGCACAAACCCGCCGACGCTGATCTGACGATGGTAAACATATCGGCTGACATGTGCCTGTTCGCCGTCCAGGGACCCATGGCGGCCAAAGCCCTCGAATCACTGACGCCCGCCAAACTTGACTCGATGGGTTATTATACCTTCGAGAAGACGGACTTTGTCGGTTACGCCAACGTAATTGTTTCAGCTACGGGCTATACCGGCGCGGGTGGTTTTGAAATCTACGTATCAAACGAGCAGGCCGAGGGCGTCTGGAATGCGATCATGAAAGCCGGTGAACCGTACGGCATTAAACCCATTGGTCTGGGCGCGCGCGATACGTTGCGGCTCGAAATGGGTTACAACCTCTACGGCAACGACATCACCGATGAAACCTCGCCTATCGAAGCGGGGCTGGGCTGGGTAACCAAATTCACCCATGATTTCATTGACGCCGACGTACTGAAACAGCAGAAAGAGCAGGGCGTCCCGAAAAAACTGATTGGGTTCGAGATGATCGACCGGGGTATTCCACGGGGTCATTACGAGCTGGCCGACACTAACGGAAACGTTATTGGCGAGGTAACGTCCGGCACGCAGTCACCCACGCTGGGCAAAGGCATCGGCCTGGGTTACGTACCAACAGCATCCAGCAAACCCGGCAGCGAAATCTTCGTGAAAGTCCGCGACCGGCTGCTCAAGGCACAGGTCATAAAACTCCCCTTCGTAAAAAAATAA
- a CDS encoding 2-phosphosulfolactate phosphatase: protein MKQIDVCLTPELLHLHNMENTIVVVADVFRATSCMVTAFAYGVNTIIPVATVEECQAWRERGYLAAAERNAKKVEGFELDNSPFTYMDDQIRGANIAMTTTNGTLALTRSRAAVKVLVGSFLNLDAIARYLKSEPYDVMVLCAGWKGRFNLEDTLYAGALVDRLKESYAMAEDSAIMAWRLYGQGKDNLTSYLANSSHIRRLQRLGIQKDITYCLQHDLYDVIPVLRGNALVSMEV, encoded by the coding sequence ATGAAACAAATTGACGTTTGTCTGACCCCGGAGTTGCTGCACCTGCACAACATGGAGAACACCATTGTTGTCGTTGCTGACGTTTTTCGGGCTACCTCCTGCATGGTTACGGCCTTTGCCTACGGAGTAAACACGATTATTCCCGTTGCGACGGTTGAAGAATGCCAGGCGTGGCGGGAACGCGGTTACCTGGCCGCGGCCGAACGTAATGCCAAAAAGGTCGAAGGCTTTGAGTTAGATAACTCGCCCTTTACGTACATGGACGACCAGATCCGGGGTGCCAACATCGCCATGACCACTACCAACGGTACGCTGGCGCTCACCCGCTCACGGGCCGCCGTGAAAGTACTGGTAGGCTCGTTCCTGAACCTGGACGCCATTGCGCGCTACCTCAAAAGCGAACCCTACGACGTAATGGTGCTGTGTGCGGGCTGGAAAGGACGCTTTAACCTCGAAGATACGCTCTACGCCGGGGCGCTGGTCGATCGACTGAAAGAGAGTTATGCGATGGCCGAGGACAGCGCTATCATGGCGTGGCGGTTGTACGGTCAGGGCAAAGATAACCTGACATCGTATCTGGCGAATTCGTCGCACATTCGCCGTTTGCAACGCCTTGGTATTCAGAAGGATATTACCTACTGTCTACAGCATGACCTCTACGATGTAATTCCGGTTTTACGGGGTAACGCGCTGGTAAGTATGGAAGTTTAG
- a CDS encoding PQQ-dependent sugar dehydrogenase: MKNYRLLFGLACLIGLSGLTSCKPEVTEPDVETPAFRAETVLTGYGIIWGMDFLPNGDLLFTEKSGKFRRFSNGTTTEITGLPSDIDTRSQGGLLDLRVHPQYASNGWVYASYAGSVSGSAATRLNLIRFKINNTQITDLETIFRTAATNTWQGHYGSRIEFDNSGFLYLSVGEGGGQTLGGESSPNKNAQDVTVGWGKVHRMTDSGQVPTDNPVLPGQSGPTTIYSYGHRNPQGLAINPTTNELWETEHGPRGGDEINIVQRGANYGWPLVSNGINYDGSTISASPTRDGIQAPLFTWTPSIGTSGLAFITSDNFGSWKGSLATGALALEYLSICQLNNNQVVSEAKLLEGEGRVRNVKQGPNGNLYVSIESPGRIVQIIPE, from the coding sequence ATGAAAAACTACCGACTCCTATTCGGCTTAGCTTGCCTGATCGGCCTGTCTGGCCTTACTAGTTGCAAACCGGAGGTCACCGAACCCGACGTTGAAACACCTGCTTTCCGCGCCGAAACTGTCCTGACGGGTTATGGTATTATCTGGGGCATGGATTTTCTGCCCAACGGCGATTTACTGTTTACCGAAAAGTCGGGTAAGTTCCGTCGCTTCTCGAACGGAACGACGACAGAAATTACCGGACTACCATCGGATATCGACACCCGGAGCCAGGGTGGTCTGCTCGATCTGCGCGTGCACCCGCAATACGCATCCAACGGCTGGGTATATGCCTCGTACGCCGGTTCGGTGTCGGGGAGCGCAGCCACCCGGTTGAATTTGATCCGCTTTAAAATCAACAACACGCAGATTACCGACCTGGAAACCATTTTCCGAACGGCTGCAACCAATACCTGGCAGGGCCACTACGGCAGCCGGATTGAGTTCGACAACAGTGGCTTCCTGTACCTGAGCGTGGGCGAAGGTGGCGGACAAACGCTTGGTGGTGAGTCGTCGCCCAACAAAAACGCGCAGGACGTAACAGTTGGCTGGGGTAAGGTCCACCGCATGACCGATTCGGGACAGGTCCCCACTGATAACCCGGTACTACCCGGCCAGTCGGGCCCAACGACGATCTATTCCTACGGTCATCGGAACCCGCAGGGGCTGGCTATCAACCCGACCACAAACGAACTCTGGGAAACGGAACACGGCCCACGCGGAGGAGATGAGATTAACATTGTCCAACGCGGAGCCAACTATGGCTGGCCACTCGTCTCAAACGGTATCAACTACGACGGATCAACCATATCAGCCAGCCCCACCCGCGACGGAATTCAGGCACCACTCTTCACCTGGACGCCATCCATCGGCACCAGCGGCCTGGCGTTTATCACGAGTGATAATTTTGGTAGCTGGAAAGGTAGTCTGGCAACGGGTGCGCTGGCGTTAGAATACCTCAGCATCTGCCAGCTTAACAACAACCAGGTTGTTAGCGAAGCAAAACTGCTGGAGGGCGAAGGTCGCGTCCGGAACGTAAAACAAGGGCCCAACGGCAACCTATACGTGTCTATCGAGAGCCCCGGCCGGATCGTCCAGATCATCCCGGAATAA
- a CDS encoding GDSL-type esterase/lipase family protein, producing the protein MKYLLYVFTTAVIVLILLLGCRTIADIVRPTERIACIGTSITEGYTLPGEQTYPVLLQNLVTSPDKVLNFGVGGTCMLKKSDIPYWQAQKYQFALDWKPTVLIVEFGANDSKAQNWQYKAEFKQDYLALIDSFKKLSSSPKIYLCTPPPAFASNTFGVQPEVIDNEIVPIVKEIAQETGSTVIDLHTLMQGQTGWFLDGLHPNAIGTIKISEEVNRVISGK; encoded by the coding sequence ATGAAATATTTATTGTACGTATTCACTACCGCCGTTATCGTATTAATACTGCTGCTGGGATGTCGTACTATTGCTGATATTGTTCGCCCTACCGAACGAATTGCCTGCATCGGAACGAGTATTACGGAAGGCTACACGCTGCCCGGCGAACAAACGTACCCAGTCCTGCTGCAGAATCTGGTGACATCACCCGATAAAGTTTTGAACTTTGGGGTTGGGGGGACCTGTATGCTGAAGAAGTCAGACATTCCCTATTGGCAGGCGCAGAAATACCAGTTTGCCCTCGACTGGAAGCCAACGGTGCTCATTGTCGAGTTTGGAGCCAACGATTCGAAAGCGCAGAACTGGCAGTACAAGGCGGAGTTCAAACAGGACTACCTGGCCTTAATTGATTCGTTTAAAAAACTGTCCAGCTCGCCCAAAATCTACCTCTGTACGCCACCACCGGCTTTTGCATCGAATACCTTTGGTGTACAGCCCGAGGTGATTGACAACGAGATTGTGCCGATTGTGAAGGAGATCGCGCAGGAAACAGGTTCTACCGTAATTGACCTGCACACGCTGATGCAGGGACAAACGGGCTGGTTCCTGGATGGACTGCACCCCAATGCCATTGGTACCATTAAAATATCGGAAGAAGTAAATCGCGTGATCTCCGGAAAATAA